The genomic window TTCTAATTTTACTAATTAAATGATAAAATTCAGTACAGTAAATGAATTTAATATAAAACCAATTAAAATTTATTGAAATTCATGATTATTTACTTTGAAAAAATTAAATGAAAACTTTATAAACAAAAATATTCTGTTAACAAACATTAAAATCAGAATAAAAAGGTTAATGCTTTAAGAAAATTAAAAAAATCACAGAGGGTTTTAAAAGAGGCAAAATACCATAAATTATAAATAATGTTGGTTTATATAAATAAATATTGATTTATCCATTAGCAGTTAATGCTTATATTATAAAATTTTTATTTAATCCAATAAATTGGATAAGGGGGATTCATGACTTCTGATTTTATTTTTTCAATTATAATGCCTTTTCAAAATGTTGAGAGATATGCTGAAAATGTTTTAAAATCCATTGCTGACCAAACAGTTGATTTTAAACAGGTTCAACTTATTTTAATCAATAACAATAGTTCTGATAAATCTCTTGAAATAATTTCAAAATATGCAAATCTTCATCCGTCCAATATTGTTTTATTAAATGCAAACAGTGAAGATTTATCTGCTGTTTATGAATTAGGATTAAAATATGCAAAAGGAGATTATGTCAATTTTTTTGACTGGAATTGCATATTTAATGAAAAATTATTTGAATATGTTCTGATG from Methanobrevibacter sp. includes these protein-coding regions:
- a CDS encoding glycosyltransferase family 2 protein; the encoded protein is MTSDFIFSIIMPFQNVERYAENVLKSIADQTVDFKQVQLILINNNSSDKSLEIISKYANLHPSNIVLLNANSEDLSAVYELGLKYAKGDYVNFFDWNCIFNEKLFEYVLMFFNKYESKEYDCVSVPVLFEGKIKNNPLRFKFNETKIIDLNKNPKFIIIELMSLFIKRSSLT